A single Lysinibacter sp. HNR DNA region contains:
- a CDS encoding signal peptidase I, which translates to MRALSFFRSFFLTLMAIIGGFCLLFFLVALILNIRPAIVATGSMAPAIPTGSLILTQKTAANDINVGDIVTTPRLDHSGLVTHRVVETSTAAGETTLILRGDANDINDPRPYTVTEVWRTILVIPYLGSLTALLQTPLGLITSALLIGLVLLLFFLPQHNRTRAQHTEETPRVSVLTNKDFSPQ; encoded by the coding sequence ATGCGCGCACTCAGTTTTTTTCGCTCTTTTTTCCTCACCCTGATGGCAATCATCGGCGGTTTCTGCCTCCTCTTCTTCCTCGTAGCCCTCATCCTCAACATCAGACCGGCAATCGTAGCAACCGGATCCATGGCGCCCGCAATCCCTACAGGTTCCCTTATCCTCACCCAAAAGACCGCCGCAAACGACATCAATGTGGGTGACATAGTTACCACCCCAAGGCTCGACCACAGCGGCCTTGTCACACACCGCGTAGTTGAAACCAGCACAGCCGCCGGCGAAACAACACTTATCCTCAGGGGAGACGCAAACGACATAAACGACCCACGCCCCTACACCGTCACAGAGGTGTGGAGAACTATACTCGTGATTCCCTATCTCGGCAGCCTCACCGCACTACTCCAAACCCCCCTCGGACTGATTACCAGTGCCCTACTCATAGGCTTAGTACTTCTCCTCTTCTTTCTCCCCCAGCACAATCGAACGAGAGCTCAGCACACAGAAGAAACACCGCGGGTCAGTGTCCTCACCAACAAGGACTTTTCCCCCCAATAG
- a CDS encoding DUF2520 domain-containing protein: protein MSSANMRGEKSGRLGIGIIGAGRVGPVLGAALAHAGHAIIGISAISEEGRERAEAILPGVPLLSVGEIVERSELVILAIPSSEIESLVGGLTTLGAWQPGQLVMHTAPEFGTGVFSAALARGVIPLALHPAISFTGTTLDLARLAEGYCVVTAPAPVLPIAQALAVEMGAEPIVVAEGDRPAYASALDSATAMATTVVRKSLEELSAIGIQHPGNLLGTALHAAVDRAVRSDPNAMGAP from the coding sequence ATGAGTAGTGCAAATATGCGGGGCGAAAAGAGCGGACGTCTAGGCATCGGAATTATTGGGGCGGGCAGGGTCGGCCCCGTACTCGGGGCCGCGCTGGCACATGCCGGACACGCCATCATCGGTATTTCGGCAATTTCTGAGGAGGGCAGGGAGCGTGCCGAAGCAATCCTGCCGGGGGTTCCTCTGCTCTCGGTGGGGGAGATTGTCGAGCGCAGCGAGCTGGTGATTCTTGCGATTCCATCCTCCGAAATTGAATCGCTCGTGGGAGGCCTCACCACCTTGGGTGCGTGGCAACCGGGACAATTGGTGATGCATACCGCGCCCGAGTTTGGCACGGGGGTTTTCTCGGCAGCCCTGGCGCGCGGCGTTATCCCGCTCGCCCTACACCCCGCGATCTCGTTTACGGGAACCACGCTTGACCTGGCGCGACTGGCCGAGGGATACTGCGTGGTCACCGCCCCCGCACCCGTGCTGCCCATTGCTCAGGCACTGGCGGTAGAGATGGGTGCGGAACCCATTGTTGTCGCCGAGGGTGATCGGCCCGCGTATGCGAGTGCCCTGGACTCGGCAACCGCGATGGCAACCACTGTTGTTCGTAAATCCCTCGAGGAGCTTTCCGCTATCGGTATTCAGCATCCGGGAAATCTTTTGGGAACCGCTCTGCACGCGGCCGTGGATCGGGCGGTTCGCAGCGATCCGAACGCAATGGGTGCTCCCTGA
- a CDS encoding PadR family transcriptional regulator gives MALAKLNIIILSLLSAGNRTGYDVHKWLERYGSLVGYTTQPSQIYRQLSQIEDTGWALSAVEKRDSGPDAKVFSITDEGIRVLEEWVDTPYTPSDHPLDTDFQIRLIFSARRGPAKTLELVRTELSYQREKEKYRKELDIDLVPADATPKLRDWLRESALLQNERGHYIDHTLIAWLESTEMRLSLLVDDTD, from the coding sequence ATGGCACTGGCAAAACTCAATATAATCATCCTCAGCCTGCTCTCAGCGGGCAATCGCACCGGCTACGATGTGCACAAGTGGCTTGAACGATATGGTTCCCTGGTGGGATACACCACACAGCCCTCGCAGATCTATCGCCAGCTATCGCAGATAGAGGATACCGGCTGGGCCCTCTCTGCCGTCGAAAAACGAGACTCTGGGCCGGACGCAAAAGTTTTTAGCATTACCGATGAGGGCATCCGAGTCCTGGAGGAATGGGTTGACACCCCCTACACCCCGTCAGACCATCCCCTCGACACAGACTTTCAAATCCGGCTAATATTCAGCGCACGCCGAGGCCCCGCAAAAACACTCGAACTCGTCCGCACCGAGCTCTCCTATCAACGAGAAAAAGAAAAGTACCGCAAAGAGCTCGATATCGATCTGGTTCCCGCGGATGCCACGCCCAAACTACGCGATTGGCTACGAGAGTCCGCTCTGCTACAGAACGAACGTGGGCACTATATAGATCACACCCTGATTGCCTGGCTCGAATCCACCGAAATGCGCCTCAGCCTACTCGTCGATGACACAGACTAG
- the lysS gene encoding lysine--tRNA ligase encodes MSKNATPDSELTADEIFEQKAVRLAKRERLIAESSDLGGGAYPVSLPVTHTIPQIRREYDHLETDTASGDTVAIAGRVVFARNTGKLCFASLQAGDGSRVQAMISLAEAGEDSLQRWKELVDLGDHVFVRGEVISSRRGELSVLVTEWAMASKALLPLPNLHNELNEETRVRQRYLDLIVREQARNTILARSTVMTSLRQTFSDHSFIEVETPMLQTLHGGASARPFTTHSNAFDTELYLRIAPELFLKRAVVGGIDRVFEINRNFRNEGADSTHSPEFAMLEAYEAYGDYNSIADLTQELIQRATLAVAGGHTVTLADGAEYDLGGNWDRIGMYESLSEAARVKITPETPVSDLLELANREGVEVNLPNHGKLVEELWEHFVKDGLTRPTFVMDFPVETSPLTRSHRSTPGVVEKWDLYIRGFELATGYSELVDPVVQRERFVAQARQAAAGDDEAMSVDEEFLRALEHAMPPSGGMGMGIDRLLMAITGLGIRETILFPLVK; translated from the coding sequence ATGAGCAAGAATGCCACCCCTGACAGCGAGCTGACAGCCGACGAGATCTTTGAGCAGAAAGCCGTGCGTCTGGCCAAGCGCGAACGCCTCATCGCGGAATCCAGCGACCTGGGTGGTGGCGCCTATCCCGTGAGCCTGCCCGTGACCCACACCATCCCGCAGATTCGCAGGGAGTATGATCACCTGGAGACCGACACCGCCTCGGGGGATACCGTGGCGATTGCCGGACGGGTTGTGTTCGCGCGCAACACCGGAAAGCTGTGTTTTGCGAGCCTCCAGGCGGGCGACGGTTCTCGTGTGCAGGCGATGATTAGCCTGGCCGAGGCTGGCGAGGACAGCCTGCAGCGCTGGAAAGAGCTTGTTGACCTGGGAGATCATGTTTTTGTGCGGGGTGAGGTGATCTCGAGCCGTCGTGGTGAACTTTCCGTGCTGGTCACAGAGTGGGCAATGGCGTCTAAGGCGCTCTTGCCTCTTCCCAACCTCCACAATGAGCTGAACGAAGAGACCCGGGTGAGGCAGAGGTACCTCGATCTGATCGTGAGGGAACAGGCCCGCAACACTATCCTGGCGCGCTCCACAGTCATGACCAGCCTGCGGCAGACGTTCAGCGACCACAGCTTTATTGAGGTCGAGACGCCCATGTTGCAAACCCTGCACGGGGGAGCATCGGCGCGCCCGTTCACCACCCACTCCAACGCTTTTGACACCGAGTTGTACCTCCGCATTGCCCCGGAACTTTTTCTGAAACGTGCCGTTGTGGGGGGTATCGACCGCGTTTTTGAGATTAATCGCAACTTTCGTAACGAGGGTGCCGACTCTACCCACAGCCCCGAGTTTGCGATGCTGGAGGCCTACGAGGCCTACGGTGACTACAACTCCATAGCCGATCTCACGCAGGAACTGATCCAGCGCGCAACCCTGGCGGTTGCCGGTGGACACACCGTCACCCTGGCTGACGGTGCCGAGTACGACCTGGGTGGCAACTGGGATCGGATTGGCATGTACGAGAGCCTTTCCGAAGCGGCCCGCGTGAAGATCACTCCCGAAACGCCGGTATCCGATTTGCTTGAGCTGGCCAATCGTGAGGGAGTGGAGGTCAACCTGCCCAACCACGGAAAGCTGGTGGAGGAGCTGTGGGAGCACTTCGTGAAGGACGGCCTCACCCGGCCAACCTTTGTGATGGACTTTCCCGTGGAGACGAGTCCTCTGACCCGTTCACACCGCAGCACTCCCGGGGTTGTAGAAAAGTGGGATCTCTACATTCGCGGGTTTGAGTTGGCCACGGGGTACTCCGAGCTTGTTGACCCCGTTGTGCAGCGGGAGCGTTTTGTCGCGCAGGCCAGGCAGGCCGCCGCGGGTGACGACGAGGCAATGAGTGTTGACGAGGAGTTTTTGAGGGCACTCGAGCACGCGATGCCACCCAGCGGGGGCATGGGCATGGGAATCGATCGATTACTGATGGCAATCACCGGCCTGGGGATTCGTGAGACGATCCTTTTCCCGTTGGTTAAATAG
- a CDS encoding ATP-dependent Clp protease ATP-binding subunit yields MFERFTDRARRVVVLAQEEAKMLNHNYIGTEHILLGLIHEGEGVAAKALESLGISLDAVREQVTDIIGTGQQQPTGHIPFTPRAKKVLELSLREALQLGHNYIGTEHILLGLIREGEGVAAQVLVKLGADLNRVRQTVIQLLSGYQSGKESVAVGAQETAANDKGSQILDQFGVNLTHAARDGKLDPVIGREKEVERVMQILSRRSKNNPVLIGEPGVGKTAVVEGLAQAIVKGDVPETLKDKQLYSLDLGSLIAGSRYRGDFEERLKKVTKEIRTRGDIIVFIDEIHTLVGAGAAEGAIDAASILKPMLARGELQTIGATTLDEYRKHFEKDAALERRFQSIQVAEPSLPHTINILKGLRDKYEAFHKVSITDGAIVAAANLSDRYISDRFLPDKAIDLIDEAGARLRLSILSSPPELREFDEKIAGVRTAKEAAIEDQDFEKAASLRDEEKNLLAERLRLEKKWRAGDVQTTAQVDEGLIAEVLAQATGIPVFKLTEEESSRLVFMEKALHQRVIGQDEAISALARTIRRQRAGLKDPKRPSGSFIFAGPTGVGKTELAKALAEFLFDDEDAMISLDMSEYGEKHTVSRLFGAPPGFVGFEDGGQLTEKVRRKPFSVVLFDEIEKAHPDIFNSLLQILEEGRLTDGQGRVVDFKNTVIIMTTNLGARDIAGGPVGFQIEGNTEVGYAQMKGKVNEELKKHFKPEFLNRVDDVIVFPQLSPAELLQIVDLFVARLRDRLLDRDMSIEVSDTAKKRLIEIGFDPTLGARPLRRAVQSEIEDRLSERILNGQLNAGDHIKVDYVEKEFTFETISREASTAGSTIASSAAAAASTAPTTGELPA; encoded by the coding sequence ATGTTCGAGAGATTTACCGACCGGGCGCGTCGAGTGGTCGTTTTGGCTCAGGAAGAAGCCAAGATGCTCAACCACAACTACATTGGTACCGAGCACATTCTGCTCGGTCTCATCCACGAGGGTGAGGGAGTAGCCGCCAAAGCGCTAGAGTCGCTAGGAATTTCCCTGGACGCCGTGCGCGAGCAGGTAACCGACATTATCGGTACCGGGCAGCAGCAGCCCACCGGGCACATTCCCTTTACTCCGCGCGCAAAAAAGGTGCTCGAGCTGAGTCTTCGCGAGGCTTTGCAATTGGGGCACAACTACATTGGTACCGAGCACATTCTGCTCGGTCTTATTCGTGAGGGTGAGGGGGTTGCAGCGCAGGTTCTGGTGAAGCTTGGTGCCGACCTCAACCGTGTCCGGCAGACCGTTATTCAGCTTCTCAGTGGTTACCAGAGCGGCAAGGAATCCGTTGCCGTGGGAGCCCAGGAGACGGCCGCAAACGATAAAGGATCGCAGATCCTTGATCAATTTGGCGTGAACCTCACCCACGCCGCGCGTGACGGAAAACTCGACCCCGTGATCGGTCGTGAAAAAGAGGTTGAGCGCGTGATGCAGATTCTTTCGCGCCGCTCCAAGAACAACCCTGTGCTTATCGGCGAACCGGGTGTGGGTAAAACCGCCGTTGTTGAGGGACTCGCCCAGGCAATCGTGAAGGGTGACGTCCCGGAGACCCTCAAGGACAAGCAGCTCTACTCGCTCGATCTAGGGTCGCTTATCGCGGGTAGCCGCTATCGCGGTGATTTTGAGGAGCGTCTCAAAAAGGTCACTAAGGAGATTCGTACGCGCGGTGACATCATCGTCTTTATCGATGAGATTCACACGCTGGTTGGTGCGGGTGCCGCCGAGGGGGCCATCGATGCCGCAAGCATCCTGAAGCCCATGCTGGCCCGGGGTGAACTGCAGACCATCGGTGCGACCACGCTCGACGAATACCGCAAGCATTTCGAGAAGGACGCAGCCCTGGAGCGTCGATTCCAATCCATTCAGGTTGCTGAACCGAGCCTCCCGCACACCATCAATATTCTTAAAGGTCTGCGCGATAAGTATGAGGCCTTCCACAAGGTATCGATCACAGACGGTGCCATTGTTGCGGCGGCAAACCTGTCCGACCGTTACATCAGCGATCGTTTCCTGCCGGACAAGGCAATCGACCTGATTGACGAGGCGGGTGCCCGGTTGCGGTTGTCGATTCTTTCGTCTCCGCCCGAACTGCGCGAGTTTGATGAAAAGATCGCTGGTGTGCGCACCGCTAAGGAAGCCGCTATTGAGGATCAAGACTTTGAGAAGGCCGCCTCGCTTCGTGACGAGGAGAAAAACCTTCTTGCGGAGCGACTGCGCCTCGAGAAAAAGTGGCGCGCCGGAGATGTCCAGACCACCGCGCAGGTTGACGAGGGCTTGATCGCCGAGGTTTTGGCTCAGGCCACGGGTATTCCCGTGTTCAAGCTCACCGAAGAAGAGTCGTCGCGACTCGTCTTCATGGAGAAGGCTCTCCACCAGCGTGTTATCGGGCAGGACGAGGCTATTTCGGCTCTTGCCCGCACCATCCGCCGTCAGCGCGCCGGGCTTAAAGATCCCAAGCGCCCCAGCGGCTCCTTCATCTTTGCCGGACCAACCGGTGTGGGTAAAACCGAGCTGGCCAAGGCCCTGGCGGAGTTCCTCTTTGACGATGAAGATGCCATGATTTCGCTCGACATGTCGGAGTACGGCGAGAAGCACACGGTATCGCGTCTCTTCGGTGCCCCTCCGGGATTTGTCGGCTTTGAAGATGGCGGACAGCTCACCGAGAAGGTGCGCCGCAAGCCGTTTAGTGTGGTGCTCTTTGACGAGATTGAGAAGGCGCACCCCGATATCTTCAACTCGCTCCTTCAGATCTTGGAGGAGGGACGCCTCACCGACGGTCAGGGTCGTGTGGTCGACTTCAAGAACACCGTGATCATCATGACCACCAACCTGGGTGCCCGCGATATTGCCGGCGGGCCGGTTGGTTTCCAGATCGAGGGCAACACCGAGGTCGGCTACGCACAGATGAAGGGCAAGGTGAACGAGGAGCTGAAGAAGCACTTCAAGCCTGAGTTCCTCAACCGGGTTGACGATGTCATTGTCTTCCCGCAGCTCAGTCCCGCAGAACTGCTACAGATCGTGGATCTCTTTGTGGCGCGCCTGCGTGACCGCCTGCTTGATCGAGACATGTCAATTGAGGTGTCGGATACCGCCAAGAAGCGCCTGATTGAGATCGGGTTTGATCCCACCCTGGGCGCTCGTCCGCTACGCCGTGCGGTGCAGAGTGAGATCGAAGATCGCCTGAGCGAGAGGATTCTTAACGGCCAGTTGAACGCCGGCGACCACATCAAGGTGGACTACGTTGAGAAGGAATTCACCTTTGAGACGATATCCCGAGAGGCCTCCACCGCCGGGTCAACGATCGCTTCGTCGGCCGCGGCAGCCGCCTCAACCGCGCCCACCACGGGAGAGTTGCCAGCGTAG
- a CDS encoding PH domain-containing protein, which produces MTDRFSPSQESTPREGTLETPLSEDSAAPHMTPSASDDGGSWRRVSSRYVWVSLMTEAAVGAVLIVFALLALFLGWMDSVWAYTLLGGAAAFTIIIGALTPRRVRAIGYQMRQDDFLFRYGVFFQRIVAVPYGRMQLVDINRGPLTRALGLAQLKFVTAAAATGVTLPGLTIEDATNLRDRLIALAETRRSGL; this is translated from the coding sequence ATGACCGACCGATTTTCACCCTCTCAGGAGTCTACTCCACGCGAGGGCACCCTCGAGACACCGCTTTCCGAAGACTCTGCCGCACCGCATATGACCCCCAGTGCTTCTGACGACGGGGGCTCGTGGAGGCGCGTGTCGTCCCGTTATGTGTGGGTGAGTCTGATGACCGAGGCTGCTGTTGGAGCGGTCCTCATAGTTTTTGCTCTTCTTGCCCTTTTCCTGGGATGGATGGACAGCGTCTGGGCCTATACCCTTCTTGGTGGTGCTGCTGCGTTCACCATTATTATCGGTGCGCTTACTCCGCGGCGTGTTCGTGCAATCGGGTATCAGATGCGACAGGACGACTTTTTGTTTCGCTATGGGGTCTTTTTTCAACGAATTGTGGCGGTTCCCTACGGACGTATGCAACTGGTCGATATTAACCGTGGACCCCTGACACGTGCCCTCGGACTCGCGCAGCTCAAATTTGTCACGGCTGCTGCGGCAACTGGGGTAACATTGCCCGGCCTTACCATAGAGGATGCAACGAACCTGCGAGATCGCCTAATCGCGCTTGCCGAAACCCGGAGGTCGGGTCTGTGA
- a CDS encoding amino-acid N-acetyltransferase, whose protein sequence is MTEKTPVEVRRARTSDIPHIERLISPLVEERILLGKEKVILYESVQEFRIAEDADGTIIGCGALHVMWEDLGEVRTLAVDREILGRGVGGQILQTLERDAIELGLSRLFCLTFEVSFFERNGFLALRDSDGDPVVDSDLYSELVRSPDEGIAEFLELARVKPNTLGNTRMLKRLF, encoded by the coding sequence ATGACCGAAAAGACACCGGTGGAGGTTCGCCGGGCTCGAACCTCCGATATCCCCCATATTGAACGACTGATATCCCCCCTGGTAGAGGAACGTATTCTGCTGGGTAAAGAGAAGGTTATTCTCTACGAGTCTGTTCAGGAGTTCCGTATAGCGGAGGACGCTGACGGCACGATTATCGGCTGTGGAGCGCTGCACGTCATGTGGGAAGATCTGGGGGAGGTTCGTACTCTTGCGGTTGATAGAGAGATACTTGGGCGCGGTGTTGGGGGACAGATCTTGCAAACGCTGGAGCGTGACGCGATAGAGCTTGGGCTGAGTCGCCTATTTTGCCTGACCTTTGAGGTGTCGTTTTTTGAACGGAACGGTTTTTTGGCGCTGCGTGATTCGGATGGTGATCCGGTAGTAGATAGTGACCTTTACTCGGAACTGGTGCGCTCGCCGGACGAGGGTATCGCCGAGTTTCTTGAGCTTGCGCGAGTGAAACCCAACACGCTGGGGAACACACGAATGCTGAAGCGTCTTTTTTGA
- a CDS encoding PH domain-containing protein — protein sequence MTETGRHEVGSPDERGPIYAQPPQSEETPVGVSAPISVEGGADEKWHRLHPATPFLRGGIVFLAIIGAFLANARDTIIQAFLGMDTGPRPFPSDESGSQGDEGLSGIINDLIGIFGVWAVVTVFIGLALLIMVSFSYLSWRQHRYRITQDFIEVRRGIVFRTNRQARLDRVQGVNVNRTLIARLFGAAQLDVSTAGQDSNIELKYLRNSVANRVRQDILLLAGRRRTVENPSDARDIPVPVTDAVSVGTGTSGVRGVVGQRLNDLLSPELDPSALVDPSSVVKIPPGRLILSRVIGVGTLIFIALFVGIIVIALQKEKWLLFTLVPVTIAMLGIVVSRILKLLQFTIGLTRDGLRIGHGLLSTVNETIPPGRIHAIQVYQSPLWRPFGWWTVVFNRAGDSLSKQSESGGASTLLPVGTQEDVLRVLALIAQEKRAEDGVVASALTGTGEGRGFIIAPRRAWFVLGLAQRRQAYRLGENELILRQGFLWRSMVLVPLARIQSTRFSQGWLGRRVRLARFSVQTVRGYIKAWQRGMDATQAQKAFEEISKAAVAAGRRDE from the coding sequence GTGACAGAAACAGGCCGTCACGAGGTGGGCTCTCCCGATGAACGCGGCCCGATTTACGCGCAGCCCCCGCAGTCCGAAGAGACACCCGTCGGCGTATCCGCTCCGATCAGTGTGGAGGGAGGGGCCGATGAAAAGTGGCATCGTCTTCATCCGGCAACCCCATTCTTGCGCGGGGGAATTGTTTTTCTCGCGATTATCGGTGCTTTCTTAGCGAATGCACGCGACACCATCATTCAGGCTTTTTTGGGGATGGACACTGGTCCTCGCCCCTTCCCCAGTGATGAATCCGGTAGTCAAGGTGACGAGGGGCTATCGGGTATTATTAACGATCTGATCGGTATTTTTGGAGTCTGGGCTGTAGTTACGGTTTTTATTGGGCTTGCTCTGTTGATTATGGTGAGCTTTTCGTACCTCAGTTGGCGACAGCATCGCTACCGCATCACACAGGATTTTATTGAGGTTCGGCGCGGGATTGTTTTTCGCACCAATAGGCAGGCGCGCCTTGACCGGGTGCAGGGAGTCAACGTCAATCGCACGCTGATCGCGCGTCTCTTTGGTGCCGCACAATTGGATGTTTCTACCGCGGGTCAAGACTCCAATATCGAGCTCAAATACCTGCGAAACTCGGTTGCAAACCGGGTGAGGCAGGATATTCTGCTCTTGGCGGGACGCAGGCGAACGGTAGAGAATCCCAGCGATGCCAGGGACATCCCGGTGCCGGTTACTGATGCTGTGTCCGTGGGGACTGGCACCAGCGGCGTCCGCGGCGTTGTGGGGCAGCGACTGAACGACTTGCTCTCTCCCGAGCTTGATCCCTCTGCGCTTGTTGACCCCTCATCCGTGGTTAAAATCCCCCCGGGACGCCTTATCCTTTCGAGAGTAATTGGTGTGGGGACGCTAATCTTTATTGCACTTTTTGTTGGAATCATTGTTATCGCGCTGCAGAAAGAGAAATGGCTGCTCTTTACACTGGTACCGGTAACAATTGCGATGCTGGGTATCGTGGTGTCCCGGATACTCAAGCTTTTGCAATTCACGATTGGGCTTACCCGTGACGGGCTGCGAATCGGACACGGCTTGCTCTCCACCGTTAATGAGACTATTCCACCCGGACGCATCCACGCTATCCAGGTGTATCAATCACCGCTCTGGCGTCCGTTTGGGTGGTGGACCGTCGTTTTTAACCGCGCTGGTGATTCGCTATCGAAGCAAAGCGAAAGCGGCGGGGCAAGTACACTCCTCCCGGTGGGTACGCAAGAGGACGTCTTACGAGTGTTAGCTCTCATCGCACAGGAGAAGCGGGCGGAGGACGGTGTAGTTGCTAGCGCGCTGACTGGAACCGGTGAGGGTCGGGGCTTTATCATCGCCCCTCGAAGGGCCTGGTTCGTGCTGGGGCTTGCGCAGCGAAGGCAGGCCTATCGCCTGGGAGAGAACGAGCTTATTCTGCGTCAGGGATTCCTGTGGCGTAGTATGGTGCTCGTCCCTCTGGCCCGCATTCAGAGCACGCGCTTTTCTCAGGGGTGGCTGGGGCGGCGCGTCCGTCTGGCACGATTCTCAGTGCAGACGGTTCGGGGATATATAAAAGCTTGGCAGCGTGGCATGGATGCGACTCAGGCTCAGAAAGCTTTTGAAGAGATCTCGAAGGCCGCGGTGGCTGCGGGGCGGCGTGATGAGTAG
- a CDS encoding MepB family protein — protein MNNSAPPPPSLTNLTGGSVQFTAFYRYVELLGEEAPEYEAPQLEPQNSNYQSGVVRLNGELWRIRTARVTPTKPGAFVAVWKRNERGKTQPFDTDDPATGLLVFVEERDRFGVFRFQACQLEIMGITASVSQPGKRGFRLYPSWCRALNTQAAHTQHEQALAFNTLR, from the coding sequence ATGAACAACAGCGCCCCTCCCCCTCCGAGCCTCACCAATCTGACGGGTGGCTCGGTTCAGTTTACGGCTTTCTATCGCTATGTGGAGCTCTTAGGCGAGGAGGCTCCCGAATATGAAGCACCACAGTTAGAGCCACAAAATAGCAATTACCAATCCGGTGTCGTTCGTCTCAACGGTGAATTGTGGCGGATACGTACAGCGCGTGTAACACCGACAAAACCTGGCGCGTTTGTAGCGGTATGGAAACGTAACGAACGAGGAAAAACCCAACCGTTCGATACTGACGACCCGGCCACGGGCCTGCTAGTCTTTGTTGAAGAGAGAGATAGGTTCGGGGTCTTCCGTTTCCAGGCTTGCCAGCTCGAAATAATGGGCATCACAGCTTCCGTATCGCAGCCGGGAAAACGAGGGTTTCGCCTATACCCAAGCTGGTGCCGGGCGCTAAATACGCAAGCCGCTCACACTCAGCATGAACAAGCTTTAGCTTTTAATACCCTGCGTTAG
- the cls gene encoding cardiolipin synthase, whose amino-acid sequence MDIINLLTSASPLASVWFTAVLVVLDYIIRIVAIVIVPRNRRPTSGMAWLLAIFFMPSIGFILFLIIGSRRLPRARRRKQDEINRLITEATVGVDQLSDQKDAPPWLTGIAALGRNMGALPLTGGNSAVLLDDYEATIKDMADAVDSADRYVHVQFYILAYDPTTRVFFEAMEAAVRRGVAVRVLLDHIASIRSPGYLRTKRKLEEIGVEFALMLPVRPWRGEYQRPDLRNHRKILVVDGTLGYMGSQNLIDSSYNKLSNRRRGLSWKDLMVRLEGPIVSGLNAIFLGDWFSETNEVLVNWVHDVQHAHHPGSLDCQAVPSGPGFEGENNLQMFVALLYDATERISITSPYFVPDESIMYAIKAATARGVQVELFVSEVGDQAIVYHAQRSYYEDLLTAGVRIFMYRPPYILHSKHFSIDDQVAVVGSSNMDMRSFSLNMEVSMMVHGRSFVEALRLIEDGYRENSRELTLEEWNKQPLRSTILDNLARLTSALQ is encoded by the coding sequence ATGGACATTATCAACCTACTGACCTCCGCGTCACCCTTAGCGTCGGTATGGTTTACCGCGGTTCTTGTGGTGCTTGACTACATCATCCGCATCGTTGCGATAGTCATAGTGCCGCGCAACCGTCGCCCTACCTCGGGTATGGCCTGGCTTCTTGCGATCTTTTTTATGCCCTCGATCGGGTTTATCCTTTTTCTCATTATCGGCAGCCGCAGGCTACCGCGGGCCCGACGACGTAAACAGGATGAAATCAATCGCTTGATCACCGAGGCTACCGTGGGAGTCGACCAGCTGAGTGATCAGAAAGACGCACCCCCGTGGCTCACCGGCATTGCCGCGCTAGGTCGCAACATGGGCGCTCTGCCTCTCACCGGGGGTAATAGCGCCGTTCTCCTAGACGACTACGAGGCCACGATCAAGGACATGGCGGACGCGGTAGACTCCGCCGATCGTTACGTTCACGTGCAGTTTTATATTCTTGCTTACGACCCCACCACGCGGGTTTTCTTTGAGGCGATGGAGGCGGCCGTGCGCCGGGGGGTTGCCGTGCGTGTGCTTCTTGACCACATCGCCTCGATCCGTTCTCCGGGCTATCTGCGCACCAAACGCAAGCTGGAGGAGATTGGGGTTGAGTTTGCACTGATGCTTCCCGTTCGTCCTTGGCGGGGGGAGTATCAACGGCCCGATCTGCGTAACCATCGCAAGATTCTTGTGGTTGACGGCACCCTCGGATACATGGGTTCGCAGAACCTTATTGATTCGAGCTACAACAAGCTGTCAAATCGTCGCAGGGGACTATCGTGGAAAGATCTCATGGTGCGCCTGGAAGGCCCCATCGTATCGGGACTCAACGCGATTTTCCTGGGGGACTGGTTTAGCGAGACCAACGAGGTTCTTGTGAACTGGGTGCACGATGTGCAGCATGCCCATCATCCGGGTTCCCTCGATTGTCAGGCGGTTCCGAGCGGACCCGGGTTTGAGGGGGAAAATAACCTGCAGATGTTTGTCGCCCTGCTCTACGACGCGACCGAGCGCATCAGCATTACGAGCCCGTATTTTGTGCCGGACGAGTCGATTATGTACGCGATTAAAGCGGCCACCGCCCGGGGCGTTCAGGTCGAACTTTTTGTATCGGAGGTGGGCGACCAGGCGATTGTGTATCACGCTCAGCGGTCCTACTATGAGGACCTTCTCACCGCCGGGGTGCGCATCTTTATGTATCGTCCGCCGTATATCCTCCACTCCAAGCACTTCTCGATTGACGATCAGGTGGCCGTTGTGGGATCGAGCAATATGGACATGCGCTCTTTCAGCCTCAACATGGAGGTATCGATGATGGTGCACGGCCGATCTTTTGTGGAGGCCCTGCGGCTTATTGAGGATGGCTACCGCGAGAATTCGCGTGAGCTTACCCTGGAAGAGTGGAACAAGCAGCCGCTCCGCTCTACGATTTTGGATAACCTGGCCAGGCTCACCTCTGCCCTGCAATAG